A section of the Lepus europaeus isolate LE1 chromosome 19, mLepTim1.pri, whole genome shotgun sequence genome encodes:
- the ARHGAP33 gene encoding rho GTPase-activating protein 33, protein MGRDGNSKLFAVVCLTPVPCPGPHMKQQACPPAITSAEPPRVQDSVWGSPGLWPRLANDNAPVVPLRPPLAASDSALSCPQARSTDSLDGPGEGSVQPLPAPGGPSVKGKPGKRLSAPRGPFPRLADCAHFHYENVDFGHIQLLLSPEREGPTLSGENELVFGVQVTCQGRSWPVLRSYDDFRSLDAHLHRCIFDRRFSCLPELPPPPEGARAAQMLVPLLLQYLETLSGLVDSNLNCGPVLTWMELDNHGRRLLLSEEASLNIPAVAAAHVVKRYTAQAPDELSFEVGDIVSVIDMPPTEDRSWWRGKRGFQVGFFPSECVELFTERPGPGLKADADGPLCSIPAPQGLSSLTSAVPRPRGKLAGLLRTFMRSRPSRQRLRQRGILRQRVFGCDLGEHLSNSGQDVPQVLRCCSEFIEAHGVVDGIYRLSGVSSNIQRLRHEFDSERIPELSGPAFLQDIHSVSSLCKLYFRELPNPLLTYQLYGKFSEAMSVPGEEERLVRVHDVIQQLPPPHYRTLEYLLRHLARMAKHSANTSMHARNLAIVWAPNLLRSMELESVGLGGAAAFREVRVQSVVVEFLLTHVDVLFSDTFTSAGLGPAGRCLLPRPKSLAGSGPSTRLLTLEEAQARTQGRLGTPTEPTTPKAPASPVERRKGERGEKQRKPGGSSWKTFFALGRGPNVHRKKPLPWLGGSRAPAQPSGSGPDTVTLRSAKSEESLSSQASGAGLQRLHRLRRPHSSSDAFPVGPAPAGSCESLSSPSSSSSSSSSASVSSAAALGALSGSPSHRTSAWLDDGDELDFSPPRCLEGLRGLDFDPLTFRCSSPTPGDPAPPASPAPPAPASAFPPRATPQALSPRGPTSPASPTALDISEPLAVSVPPAVLELLGAGGTPVSVTPTPALSPGPGPRPHLIPLLLRGAEAQLSETCQQEVCSKLSLPGARGPQGQHGPGADSPLLPPPLSLLRPGGAPPPPPKNPARLMALALAERAQQVAERQSQQEREGTPPAPRSPFRRSLSLEVGGEPLGTTGSGPIPHSLGHPGAWAPAPPPYLPRQQSDGSLVRNPRPMGTSRRGLRGPAQVPTPGFFSPAPRECLPPFLGVPKPGLHSLGPPSFQPSSPAPAWRSSRGPPASLDRGENLYYEIGAAEGSPYSGPTRSWSPFRSMPPDGLSASYGMLGQSPPLHRSPDFLLSYPPPPSCFPPDHLGCSAPQHPARRPTRPEPLYVNLALGPRGPSPTSSGSSSSPPAHPRSRSDPGPPAPRLPQKQRAPWGPRTPHRVPGPWGPPEPLLLYRAGPPAYGRGGEHPGGSLYRNGGQRGEGAGPPPPYPTPSWSLHSEGQTRSYC, encoded by the exons ATGGGGAGAGATGGGAACAGCAAACTCTTTGCAGTGGTCTGCCTCACTCCTGTCCCCTGCCCCGGACCACACATGAAGCAGCAGGCCTGCCCTCCAGCCATCACCTCCGCCGAGCCACCCCGTGTCCAGGACAGTGTGtggggcagccctggcctctggcccAGGCTGGCGAATGACAATGCTCCTGTTGTCCCTCTGCGCCCACCTCTGGCAGCCTCTGATTCTGCTCTGTCTTGTCCTCAGGCTCGCAGCACCGACAGCCTGGATGGCCCAGGAGAGGGTTCAGTGCAGCCCCTGCCGGCCCCCGGGGGCCCCAGTGTGAAGGGGAAGCCTGGGAAGAG GCTCTCAGCTCCGCGAGGCCCCTTCCCGCGGCTGGCTGACTGCGCCCACTTCCACTATGAGAACGTTGACTTTGGCCACATCCAG CTCCTGCTGTCCCCAGAGCGAGAAGGCCCCACCCTCTCCGGAGAGAACGAGCTGGTGTTCGGGGTGCAGGTGACCTGTCAG GGCCGATCCTGGCCAGTCCTCCGCAGTTACGATGACTTCCGCTCCCTGGATGCCCACCTCCATCGGTGCATATTTGACCGGAGGTTCTCCTGCCTGCCAGAGCTTCCCCCACCTCCAGAGGGTGCCAGAGCTGCCCAG ATGCTGGTGCCACTGCTGCTGCAGTACCTGGAGACCCTGTCAGGACTGGTGGACAGCAACCTCAACTGCGGGCCTGTGCTCACCTGGATGGAG CTGGACAATCATGGCCGACGACTGCTGCTCAGCGAGGAGGCCTCCCTCAACATCCCTGCGGTAGCTGCCGCCCACGTGGTCAAACGGTACACGGCGCAGGCGCCCGACGAGCTGTCCTTCGAG GTGGGAGACATTGTCTCTGTGATCGACATGCCACCCACGGAGGATCGGAGCTGGTGGCGGGGCAAGCGAGGCTTCCAG GTCGGTTTCTTCCCCAGTGAATGTGTGGAACTCTTCACCGAGCGGCCAGGTCCCGGCCTAAAGGCAG ATGCTGACGGCCCCCTGTGCAGCATCCCAGCTCCCCAGGGTCTCTCCTCTCTGACTTCAG CTGTGCCCCGGCCGCGTGGgaagctggctgggctgctccgcACCTTCATGCGCTCGCGCCCTTCTCGGCAGCGGCTGCGGCAGAGGGGAATCCTGCGGCAGAGGGTGTTTGGCTGTGACCTTGGGGAGCACCTCAGCAACTCAGGCCAGGACG TGCCCCAGGTGCTGCGCTGCTGCTCAGAGTTTATTGAGGCCCACGGGGTGGTGGACGGCATCTACCGGCTCTCAGGCGTCTCCTCCAACATCCAGAGGCTGCG GCacgagtttgacagtgagagaatACCTGaattgtctggcccagccttccTGCAGGACATCCACAGCGTGTCCTCCCTCTGCAAGCTCTACTTCCGAGAGCTGCCGAACCCCTTGCTCACCTACCAGCTCTATGGGAAGTTCAGT GAGGCCATGTCAGTGCCTGGCGAGGAGGAACGCCTGGTGAGGGTCCACGATGTCATCCAGCAGCTGCCCCCGCCACACTACAG GACCCTGGAGTACCTGCTGAGGCACTTGGCCCGCATGGCGAAACACAGTGCCAACACCAGCATGCATGCCCGCAACCTGGCCATCGTCTGGGCCCCCAACCTGCTACG GTCCATGGAGCTGGAGtcagtggggctgggtggggctgccgCCTTCCGGGAGGTTCGGGTGCAGTCGGTGGTGGTGGAATTCCTGCTCACCCACGTGGACGTCCTGTTCAGTGACACCTTCACCTCCGCTGGCCTTGGCCCTGCAG GCcgctgcctcctccccaggcccaAGTCCCTTGCGGGCAGCGGCCCCTCCACTCGCCTGCTGACGCTGGAGGAAGCCCAGGCTCGCACCCAGGGCCGGCTGGGGACACCCACTGAGCCTACCACTCCCAAAGCCCCAGCCTCCCCTGTGGAAAG gaggaaaggggagagaggcgAGAAACagcggaagccaggaggtagCAGCTGGAAGACATTCTTTGCACTGGGCCGGGGTCCCAACGTCCACCGCAAGAAGCCCCTGCCCTGGCTTGGGGGCTCTCGTGCCCCAGCGCAGCCCTCAG GCAGTGGACCAGACACGGTCACGCTGAGATCCGCCAAGAGTGAGGAGTCGCTGTCATCCCAGGCCAGCGGGGCTG GCCTCCAGCGGCtacaccggctgcggcggccgcaCTCCAGCAGCGACGCTTTCCCGGTGGGCCCGGCGCCTGCCGGCTCATGCGAGAGCCTGTCCTCGCCCTCCTCGTCCTCGTCCTCCTCGTCCTCAGCCTCTGTGTCGTCGGCAGCTGCGCTGGGGGCGCTCTCTGGCTCCCCCTCGCACCGCACCTCAGCCTGGCTGGATGATGGAGACGAGCTGGACTTCAGCCCCCCTCGCTGCCTGGAGGGGCTCCGCGGGCTTGACTTCGACCCCCTCACGTTTCGCTGCAGCAGCCCCACCCCGGGGGATCCTGCACCtcctgccagccccgcccccccagcccctgcctccgcCTTCCCGCCCAGGGCGACCCCTCAGGCCCTCTCACCCCGTGGGCCCACCAGCCCGGCTTCACCCACTGCCCTGGACATCTCAGAGCCCCTGGCTGTGTCAGTGCCACCCGCTGTGCTAgaactgctgggggctgggggcacgcCTGTCTCCGTCACCCCAACACCAgctctcagccctggcccaggcccacggCCCCATCTCATCCCGCTGCTGCTGCGTGGAGCCGAGGCCCAGCTGAGCGAAACCTGCCAGCAGGAGGTCTGCAGCAAGCTGTCGCTACCCGGGGCCCGGGGACCCCAGGGCCAGCACG GTCCTGGGGCGGACTCAccgctgctgcccccacccttgTCCCTCCTGCGGCCTGGaggggccccacccccaccccccaagaatCCAGCACGCCtcatggccctggccctggctgagcGGGCACAGCAGGTGGCCGAGCGGCAGAGCCAGCAGGAGCGCGAGGGCACCCCACCTGCTCCTCGTTCCCCTTTCCGCCGCTCACTGTCCCTGGAGGTGGGTGGGGAGCCCCTGGGGACCACAGGGAGTGGGCCAATCCCCCACTCCTTAGGCCACCCTggagcctgggccccagcacccccaccctaCCTACCAAGGCAACAAAGCGATGGAAGCCTGGTGAGGAACCCGCGGCCCATGGGGACCTCAAGGAGGGGGCTCAGAGGCCCTGCCCAG GTGCCTACTCCTGGCTTCTTCTCCCCAGCCCCCCGGGAGTGCCTGCCACCCTTCCTCGGGGTCCCCAAACCAGGCCTGCACTCCCTGGGCCCCCCgtccttccagcccagctccccagccccagcctggaggaGCTCTCGGGGCCCCCCGGCATCACTGGACAGGGGAGAGAACCTCTACTATGAGATTGGGGCAGCTGAGGGGTCTCCCTACTCCGGCCCCACCCGGTCCTGGAGTCCCTTTCGCTCCATGCCCCCTGATGGGCTCAGTGCCTCCTACGGCATGCTTGGCCAGTCACCACCCCTGCACAGGTCCCCCGACTTCTTGCTCAGCtaccccccgcccccctcctgcTTTCCCCCAGACCACCTTGGCTGCTCAGCCCCGCAGCACCCCGCCCGGCGCCCCACCCGGCCTGAGCCCCTCTATGTCAACctagccctggggcccaggggtcCCTCACCCACCtcctctggctcctcctcttcccctcctgcccatccccgAAGCCGCTCAGATcccggccccccagccccccgcctcCCTCAGAAACAGAGGGCACCCTGGGGCCCCCGCACCCCTCATAgggtgcctgggccctggggcccaCCCGAGCCTCTCCTGCTTTACAGGGCAGGCCCTCCAGCCTACGGGAGGGGGGGTGAGCACCCTGGAGGGTCTTTGTACAGAAATGGGGGGCAAAGAGGAGAGGGGGCTGGTCCCCCACCTCCCTACCCAACTCCCAGCTGGTCCCTCCACTCTGAAGGCCAGACCCGGAGCTactgctga